A stretch of the Diadema setosum chromosome 16, eeDiaSeto1, whole genome shotgun sequence genome encodes the following:
- the LOC140239532 gene encoding cytochrome P450 2J2-like, producing MAATLPSLVQYVGIFNIVTAVTICLAIFWFLRSNRKSYYNLPPGPPAIPYPFDALMALFPSKNRFGRVVTVNRRYGDLACLQVGKRVLILIASPALVKDLMVKQADVTSNREIPPFFSLMGYTGGILFSDGEPWQEIRRFTLSALRNFGMGKRGIEERIVEEADMLCEAVDALDGKPFDAVALLNSAVSNIICAVTFGRRFDYDDPVFQDMIFRLRKMTSGSDINPIIIELLGRIPAVVKTSFFREPRDNVIGIKNFINKELDEHRATFDPSDIRDIIDTYLAEIQRRKKAGEKCHLDDDYVWTCVFDLFFAGTETTSSSLMWLLLCLAGNPDIQQRMTDEIDSVIGREKSPRFSDKKDMPYTDATLLEVLRFRPVAPVGVPHINATDIQVRGHTIPKNSEMMINILAIHHDPTLWDDPEAFNPNRFLNESETEVIKTDAFTVFGAGRRVCLGEQLARMELFLFATSLLQRFKFRMPDGQTADYSWDHCIGTLTPKLFKVIADRR from the exons ATGGCGGCGACGTTGCCGAGTCTGGTCCAGTACGTGGGGATCTTCAATATCGTGACCGCCGTGACCATCTGCTTGGCAATCTTCTGGTTTCTGAGGTCAAACCGGAAATCGTACTACAACCTTCCTCCCGGACCTCCGGCCATTCCTTACCCGTTTGATGCTCTGATGGCGCTTTTCCCATCCAAGAATCGTTTCGGACGTGTGGTTACGGTCAACAGGAG GTATGGCGATCTGGCCTGCCTCCAAGTGGGAAAGCGAGTCCTGATCCTCATCGCCAGTCCTGCTCTGGTCAAGGACCTAATGGTCAAGCAGGCTGACGTGACGTCGAATCGTGAGATCCCGCCCTTTTTCAGCCTCATGGGATACACAG GTGGAATCCTATTCAGCGATGGCGAGCCATGGCAGGAGATACGGCGGTTTACTCTCTCCGCCCTCCGCAACTTCGGCATGGGCAAGCGTGGCATCGAGGAACGCATCGTCGAGGAGGCCGACATGCTGTGCGAAGCTGTCGATGCTCTCGACGGCAAACCCTTCGACGCCGTCGCGCTGCTCAACTCCGCTGTCTCCAACATCATCTGCGCCGTCACCTTCGGCCGGAGGTTCGACTACGACGACCCCGTCTTCCAGGACATGATCTTTAGGCTCCGGAAGATGACCTCCGGCTCGGATATCAATCCGATTATCATCGAACTCTTGGGGAGGATTCCGGCCGTCGTGAAGACATCGTTCTTCCGTGAGCCAAGAGACAACGTGATTGGTATCAAG AATTTTATCAACAAGGAGCTCGACGAGCACCGtgcgacctttgaccccagcgACATTCGCGATATCATCGACACCTACCTGGCCGAGATTCAACGGAGGAAGAAAGCGGGCGAGAAATGTCACCTCGACGACGACTACGTGTGGACGTGCGTCTTCGATCTCTTCTTTGCGGGCACGGAGACGACGTCGTCGTCGCTGATGTGGTTGCTGCTTTGCTTGGCGGGAAATCCCGACATCCAACAGCGG ATGACCGACGAAATTGACAGCGTCATTGGACGAGAGAAATCGCCGCGCTTCTCAGATAAGAAGGACATGCCGTACACTGACGCGACGCTGCTGGAGGTACTTCGCTTTCGCCCAGTCGCACCAGTGGGGGTGCCCCACATAAACGCCACAGACATTCAGGTCAGAGGTCATACGATACCCAAAAACTCGGAGATGATGATCAACATCCTGGCAATTCACCATGACCCGACACTCTGGGACGACCCGGAAGCGTTTAATCCCAATCGCTTCCTGAATGAGAGCGAGACTGAGGTTATCAAGACTGATGCTTTTACAGTTTTTGGGGCAG GGCGACGAGTTTGCCTTGGAGAGCAACTGGCCCGGATGGAGTTGTTCCTCTTTGCTACCTCTCTCCTTCAGCGCTTCAAGTTCAGAATGCCAGACGGCCAGACTGCCGATTACAGCTGGGACCACTGCATCGGCACTCTGACGCCAAAGCTGTTCAAAGTGATCGCCGATAGGCGATAG